The Pandoraea apista genomic interval GTTGCAAGTGGCGAACGGCAACTTCGACCTGCCCCTCATGTTCGCCGCGCTCATCCTGCTCTCGCTCGTCGGTGTGGTGCTGTTCGTGCTCGTCGACATGGTCGAGCGGGTGATGATTCCCTGGCACGCTTCGCATCGCGACGATTACTACGTCAGTCCCTGATCGCAGCACCGTATCAGCGGCTTGGCAGAGTCACCGAATTTCGCCGTGGCGTGGCGCAGCTCGCGCGCGGCTCGTCTCATCCCCCGTACGAAGAACGACATAAGGAGACTGGCATGATTCGAATGGAAGCGCGGCGCGGTGGTGTGCCGCGACGGGTATCGGGCGCAAGACCCATGTTCCTCGCAACGATCACCCGTATGATCGGGATGGTCGCGACCGGCGCAGTCATTGCATTCGGCATGGCCTCGCCGGCACAAGCGCGCGATAAAGTCACGCTGATGCTCAACTGGTACACCTATGGCGAGCATGCGCCGTTCTACCTTGGTGTCGAACGTGGTTACTTCGCGGCAGAGAACATCGATCTCGACATTCAGGAGGGACGCGGCTCGGCCGTCACCGTGCAAGCCGTGGCGGCAGGTTCGACAACGCTCGGTTATGCCGACGTCAGCACCATGATCAAGGCAGCCGCGAAGGGCGCGCCGGTGGTAACAGTCGGTGTGATGCTGCAAAAGAGTCCGGCATCGGTGATGGGCTTCGCCGACAAGAACATTGTCAAACCTTCGGACATCAAAGGCCGCACGGTTGCGATGACCCCGGGCGACTCGCTCTCGCAACTCTGGCCGGTCTATCTCAAGTCGAATCATCTCGGTGACACAGACTACAAACCCGTGTCGGGCGACGCGGCCACCAAACGTAACGCTGTGGTCAACGGCCGTGCCGATCTGTTGCTGGGGAATGTGAACGACCAGAAGCCGATCATCGAGGAAATTACGGGCAAGCCGGTGCGAGCGCTGTTGTTCGCCGATGCAGGCGTCAATCCTTTGAACGGCGGCATCATCGCGCGAAAGGAAATGCTGAAGTCGAACCCCGACTTGCTGCGTCGCTTTCTGCGGGCGGCGGTGAAATCGGTGCAGGCAGCCACGCAGTCGCCGCAAGACGCCGTGAACGCCATGCTCAAGATCAATTCGAAAGCCGGTAAGCCGGAAACGCTGGCCAAGAGCTGGGAGGCAACGATTCCGCTGCTGCATACCGCCAGCACGCAGAATCTGCCGCCGCTGCGCTTCGATCCTAAGGACATGGCCGCAACGCTCGATCTGATGGTGAAGTACGGCGGCGTTGACGGCGCCACCGCCGGTAAGGCCGAGGACTACTACACGCTGGAGTTTCTGCCGAAATGAACCGTCCAGTTGAAAGTGTGCTGACGGCGTTGTCGGCGGTGCCCGGCAACGCGCCTGAACCTTCGATGCGCCTGGAACCGATGATCCGTTTCGACGGCATTGCGAAGACGTACGACACGAAAGAAGGGGCGGTTCGCTCGCTGAATCCCGTGTCGCTCGACGTGGCGCCAGGCGAGTTCGTATCGATCGTCGGACCCAGCGGCTGTGGCAAGAGCACGTTGTTGAAGATTGCCGCCGGATTGCTGCCGGCCTCGGAAGGCGAACTGATCATTAACGGTAAGTCCGTCGACGGGCCGCCGGACGACATCGGCATGGTTTTTCAGAATGCCGTGCTGCTTGCGTGGCGCGACATTCTGTCGAACATCATGTTGCAGATCGAAGTGCGAAAACTTGATCGGGCCACGTATCTGGCACGGGCAAAGGCGCTCATCGAGATGGCCGGTCTGACGGATTTTGCGCACAAGTTGCCCTGGCAACTTTCGGGCGGAATGCAGCAACGCGCCGCGATCTGCCGCGCGCTCGTGCACGATCCGAAGATTCTGCTCATGGACGAGCCGTTCGGCGCGCTCGACGCCATGACGCGCGAGAAGATGAACCTGGAGTTGCAACGCATCTGGCTTTCCACGGGCAAAACGGTGTTGCTCATCACGCACAGCATTCCGGAGGCCGTGTTCCTGTCGGATCGTGTGGTGGTGATGTCCGAGCGTCCGGGCAGCATTGCGGCGATCTACGACGTGAAGTTGCCGCGTCCGCGCGGGCTCGACGTCATGGGCGATCCGGAGTTCGCACGCCTCACGCGCCAGATTCGCTCGCACTTTTACGCGCAGGGGAATCTGGACGAGTAATTCCGGCGGGCAGCGCCCGCATCGCACCGGCCGCCCTGCGGCGGCTTCGAGTTAACGCGTTGTTTCTTTTTTGGGACTGACGTATGTCAGCGGTATCGCTCACCCTAACGTTTTGCGAATTGTTCGAGCGCGACGTTGCGCTGCGCTTGCCGTTCCGCTTCGGTGCGGTCACGTTGCGGCATGCGACGCAGGCCTTCGTGCGCGTAGGGGTGCGTCTGGCCGACGGTCGCGAAGCGGTGGGGGCGACCGCCGAACTGATGGTGCCGAAATGGTTCGACAAGTCGCCGGAACTCTCGCAAGCGCAGAACACCGAGCAGCTACGCGAGTCGCTTCGCCTGGCGCGTCGCCTTGCGCTGGAAAACAGTGCGCCTGCGACCGCCTTTGCTCGCTTCGAGCGGCAGTATCCCGCGCAACTGCATGAAGGGGCGGCGCTTGGACTGAATCCGCTTGTGGCGTCGTTCGGGCTCGCGCAGATCGACAAGGCAGTCCTCGACGGTCTGTGCCGAGCGTTGGGGATCTCGTTTTTCGACGCCATGCGGCGCAACGTTGTGGGTCTGCGGCACACGACGCTCGCCCCGGATCTCGACGGCTTCGATTTCGACGCGCTATTAACGGATCTCCGGCCGACGCGCGCGCTGGCCTTGCGTCACACGGTGGGCATGGCAGACGCCCTCGCGCGTGCGGATGGTGCGGACTTTCCCGGCGACGGACTTCCCGCAACGCTTGAGGAGGTGGTGCGCCGCTATCGTCCGCGCGAATTCAAGCTCAAGCTCGGCGGCGATGCGAAGCAGGATCGCGAACGCCTTGCGGCCATTGCATCGCTGCTGGGGCAAGCGTGCCCGGATTACCGGGTCACGCTGGATGGCAACGAGCAATACCCGGACGCCAGTACGTTTCTCGCCTTCTGGCGCGCGATGGAGCGTGACCTGTATCTGGCCGACATGGTGCGCAGGGTGCGTTATGTGGAGCAGCCATTGGCGCGCAGCGTGGCGTTGCGTCACCCGTTGGGGCCGCTCGCGAGCGCTGTGCCGATGATGATCGACGAATCCGACGAGACGCTCGATGCCTTCGTGAGCGCCAAGGCGCTGGGTTATCGCGCGGTGTCGAGCAAGAGTTGCAAGGGGCTTTACAAGTCGCTGATCAACCGTGCGCGTTGCGAGCTCTGGAACACACAGACGGGGGTACGCCGCTACTTCATGACGGCGGAGGACCTGACCTGCCAGGCGGGGCTTGCCGTCCAACAGGATCTCGCGCTTGCCGCACTGCTTGACGTAACGCACGTCGAGCGCAACGGGCACCACTATGTTGCCGGAATGCCGGGGGCGCATGAGGATGAGCAGCGAGCGTTCGCGCTGCGTCATCCGGCGCTCTACACGTGGCAAACCGGGCAGGCGTCGGGCGCGTTGCGTTTGCGAGTCGACGAGGGGGACATCGCGTTGGAGGATCTTTATGCCGAGGGTTTCGCGTCGAGCGCCATGCCGGACTGGACGAGGCTTCGGGAAATGACGACTCGTTGAGACGAGGCAGCCGGCGAAATGTCAGGCCGGAATGATCGTCAAACAATTAGGTATACGAAATTTTATTTCGTCAGGCAGCTTCGATGACCGGCGCCGGGCATTAACGAAGCGACGACGAATCGATAGGGCATCGCTACAAGGGAAGTCACAGGAGATTACATAATGGCAACGCTTCGAATCGGCATCATCATGCACGGCGTGACCGGTCGCATGGGTATGAATCAGCACTTGATCCGCTCCATCGTGGAGATTCGCAAACAAGGGGGCGTGACACTCGCCAACGGCGACCGTCTCATGCCCGATCCGATTCTGGTCGGACGCAACGCGGAGAAGATTGCGGCGCTCGCGCGTCAGTATGGTATCGAGCGCTGGAGCGCGAATCTGGACGAGGCGCTCGCCAACCCCGACGACACGGTGTTCTTCGACGCCGCGACCACGCAGGCGCGTCCGGCGTTGCTCAAGCGCGCCGTGAAAGCGGGCAAGCACATCTATTGCGAGAAGCCTGTTGCGACCAATCTGGCCGAAGCGCTCGATCTGTATCGCGCGGCGCAAACCGCAGGCGTGAAGCACGGCGTAGTGCAGGACAAACTCTGGCTACCGGGACTGCGCAAGTTGCAACTGCTCAACGACGCGGGCTTCTTCGGGCAGGTGCTGTCCGTGCGCGGCGAATTCGGTTACTGGGTGTTCGAAGGCGATCTGCAACCGACACAGCGTCCGTCGTGGAACTATCGCAGTGAAGATGGCGGCGGCATCATTCTCGACATGCTGTGCCACTGGCGCTATGTACTCGATAACGTCTTCGGCAAGGTCAAAAGCGTGTCGTGCCTTGGCGCCACGCATATTCCGCAGCGCTGGGACGAGCAAGGCAAGCCGTACAAGGCGACGGCCGACGATGCCGCTTACGCGACTTTCGAGCTCGAGAACGGCGTGATCGTTCAGTTGAACAGTTCGTGGTGCGTGCGCGTGCGACGCGACGATCTCGTCACGTTCCAGGTGGACGGCACGCACGGCTCGGCCGTTGCGGGGCTGACGGACTGCTGGACGCAATCGCGCGTGAACACACCCAAGCCGGTGTGGAATCCGGACGTACGCCAGACCCACGATTTCTTCGACGACTGGGTCAAGGTGCCCGATACGACCCCCTACGACAATGCGTTCAAGGTGCAGTGGGAGCTGTTCCTGCGTCATGTGGCGGGCGAGGGCGAATTCAAGTGGAACCTGCTCGAAGGCGCGAAGGGGGTGCAACTCGTGGAACTCGGACTGCAAAGCTGGCGCGAGCGCCGCTGGCTCGACGTGCCGGATCTGTCCGGCCGGGAAGGAGCGTAAGTCATGGCGCCGACGCTCAAGCTGATCGATCGCGACGGGCATCTCGTGCCATTCACCGTGCGTACCGAACGCACATGGCATCCGACGCCGTCGCCAAAGATGAATCGTATTGCCTATTCCGCCGCGCACGTGGTGGCGGATGCGCGCTCGGCGGCCGATCCGTGGCTGACGGCCGCCGTCGACTGGGACGCCACGCTGGCGTATCGCGAGCGGCTGTTCTCGCTCGGCCTCGGCGTGGCCGAGGCGATGGATACGGCGCAGCGTGGTATGGGGCTGGACTGGCCGACGTCGCTCGAACTTATTCGCCGCAGTGTTGCACAAGCGAAGCATCATCCCGGCGCGCTGATTGCCTGTGGTGCCGGCACCGATCACCTCGTGCCAGCCGCGGGCCTTACGCTCGACGACGTGATTCGCGCGTATGAGGAACAGATCGAGGCGGTCGAAGCGGCCGGCGGCCGGATTATCCTGATGGCAAGCCGTGCACTGGCCGCTGTGGCCAGCGGGCCGGAAGACTACCTGCGCGTGTACGAGCGGATATTGCGTCAGGTGCGCGAGCCGGTGATTCTGCATTGGCTTGGCGACATGTTCGACCCGGCGCTGGCGGGCTATTGGGGGCATGGCGATCTCGATCGCGCGACGGATGTCTGTCTGCAGGTCATCGAGACGCAACCGGCGAAGGTCGACGGCATCAAGATTTCGTTGCTCGACAAGGACAAGGAGATCGCCATGCGCCGGCGTTTGCCGCAGGGCGTGCGCATGTACACGGGCGACGACTTCAACTACGCGGAACTGATTGCGGGCGACGCGCAGGGGTACTCGGATGCGCTGCTCGGTATCTTCGACGCGATTGCCCCGGCGGCGTCGAGCGCGCTTGAGGCGTTGGGCCGAGGTGATCGCGCGAGCTTCGATGCAATTCTGGCGCCAACGGTGCCGTTGTCGCGTCATATCTTCGCCGCGCCGACGCGATTCTATAAATCGGGCGTGGTCTTCATGGCATGGCTTAACGGCCATCAGGATCACTTCGCCATGATCGGCGGCCAGCAGAGCGCGCGCAGTCTCTGGCATTACTGTGAGTTGTTCCGTCTGGCGACCGCCGCACAACTGATCGAAGATCCGGCGCTGGCGGCCTATCGCATGAAGCTCTGGCTGGCAGTGAACGGGGTGGAAGCATGAGCGCCGGCACGCGTGACGTGGTGACATCGGTGTCGCCTTACGTGCCGCCGCCTGCGGAGAAGCTGTCGATCAACACGGCGACGGTGCGCCAGCAGTGGAAGCTCGACGCCATCATCGACGGCATTGCGCGGCATGGCATCCGTGGCATTTCGCCGTGGCGCGATCAGGTGGCTGAGTTAGGGCTCGCCGAGACGGCACGACGGATTCGCGCGCATGACCTGACCGTCACTGGATACTGCCGGGGCGGCATGTTTCCGGCAGCGGATGCGGCGGGGCGCCTGGCCGCACGAGATGACAACCGGCGGGCGGTCGACGAGGCGCTGACCGTAGGGGCCAAGTGTCTTGTGCTCGTCGTGGGTGGGTTGCCGGCCGGGTCGAAGGATATTGCGGGTGCGCGGGCACAGGTGCGCGATGGGATTGCCGAGTTGCTGGATTATTCGCGCGGCGCAGGGATGCCGCTGGCGATCGAGCCGTTGCATCCGATGTATGCCGCCGACCGGGCGTGTGTGAACACGATGTCGCACGCCAACGATCTTTGCGACGAACTGGGCGACGACGGATTGGGTATTGCCGTCGATCTGTATCACGTGTGGTGGGATCCGCAGTTGGCCGCGCAAATTGCTCGGGCGGGAAAGAAGCGTTTGCTGGCGTTTCACATTTGCGACTGGCTCGTTCCGACGCGTGAGTTGCTGCTCGATCGCGGAATGATGGGCGATGGCGTCATCGATATCCCCGCTGCTCGCGCGCTCGTGGAGGCGCAGGGGTACGACGGCATGCATGAGGTCGAGATCTTTTCGTCGCAGGATTGGTGGAAACGTGCGCCCGACGACGTGCTGGCAACTTGCAAGGCGCGCCATCTTGCCTGTTGCTGACGAGGGGAGGGTGAAGCAAGGCGGGTGGCTGTTGCGTTACCGGATAGTCCCCCCGCCGTGTGGCTGCGCTTACCAGCGGATGGTGACGCCGGCCTGTACCGAGTGCGAGATCGAGGCGGGGTTCAGGCCGCGTTTGTAGCCCACGTCCAGATCGAGATCCTTAGTGGGGCTGTAGATCGCACCGACCAGAGCGTAGCCCGGTTTCGTTTGGGTGGTGCTGTCAGGATTGGTCGCGAGGCCGATGTCCGCCACCAGCCGCAGGGTATCCGTCACACTGAAAAGCACGGCCGTGGAGGCATTCCAGAGGCTTTGCCGATTGCCGATGCCGTTGTTGTTCCAGGTGTAGCCCATGTTGGCGAGGAACGTCCAGCGATCGAGGTTGTATTGCATCAGCAGGTTCGCCCCGGTCGTTGCGCGGCCGTTGCCCAGACCTCGGTTCTGGCTGGCAGTCGGCAGCGCGACGAAGGGTTTCAGACCGAGGCTCCATGCTTCGCCTTCGAGGAAGCGCCATTTGGCTTGCAACTGAAGGTCGGAGAAGCCATTGGTCCAGCCGTCGCCATCGGGGCGGTTGCGTTGGTAGGGCGCCTGGATGGCAACGTCGAGGTTGGGCAGCACGCCATAGGTCAGCGTGTTGTTCCATTGTTGCTGGCGCGCGCTCGGCAGCGTCGTCCACTCGCTGTTCAGCTCGAGCTGCCAGTTGCCGGTGTCCTGCGTGCCGGTATCGTCCGTCACGAGCGGGTTAGCGGCGTGTGAGGTCACCGGTGCCAAAGCGGCGGCCAGGATCAGAAACTTCTTCATCAAAAACTCCTGCGGGCGAGTCGTTCGTCTTGGCGCGAAAGTCTGGAATTCTGCCGGGCGGATCGTACGGGGCGTATATGACACCGTCAATCGAATCGCACAGAGTGTGGCGAATTTGAGATTCG includes:
- a CDS encoding ABC transporter substrate-binding protein; translated protein: MIRMEARRGGVPRRVSGARPMFLATITRMIGMVATGAVIAFGMASPAQARDKVTLMLNWYTYGEHAPFYLGVERGYFAAENIDLDIQEGRGSAVTVQAVAAGSTTLGYADVSTMIKAAAKGAPVVTVGVMLQKSPASVMGFADKNIVKPSDIKGRTVAMTPGDSLSQLWPVYLKSNHLGDTDYKPVSGDAATKRNAVVNGRADLLLGNVNDQKPIIEEITGKPVRALLFADAGVNPLNGGIIARKEMLKSNPDLLRRFLRAAVKSVQAATQSPQDAVNAMLKINSKAGKPETLAKSWEATIPLLHTASTQNLPPLRFDPKDMAATLDLMVKYGGVDGATAGKAEDYYTLEFLPK
- a CDS encoding ABC transporter ATP-binding protein; translated protein: MRLEPMIRFDGIAKTYDTKEGAVRSLNPVSLDVAPGEFVSIVGPSGCGKSTLLKIAAGLLPASEGELIINGKSVDGPPDDIGMVFQNAVLLAWRDILSNIMLQIEVRKLDRATYLARAKALIEMAGLTDFAHKLPWQLSGGMQQRAAICRALVHDPKILLMDEPFGALDAMTREKMNLELQRIWLSTGKTVLLITHSIPEAVFLSDRVVVMSERPGSIAAIYDVKLPRPRGLDVMGDPEFARLTRQIRSHFYAQGNLDE
- a CDS encoding Gfo/Idh/MocA family protein produces the protein MATLRIGIIMHGVTGRMGMNQHLIRSIVEIRKQGGVTLANGDRLMPDPILVGRNAEKIAALARQYGIERWSANLDEALANPDDTVFFDAATTQARPALLKRAVKAGKHIYCEKPVATNLAEALDLYRAAQTAGVKHGVVQDKLWLPGLRKLQLLNDAGFFGQVLSVRGEFGYWVFEGDLQPTQRPSWNYRSEDGGGIILDMLCHWRYVLDNVFGKVKSVSCLGATHIPQRWDEQGKPYKATADDAAYATFELENGVIVQLNSSWCVRVRRDDLVTFQVDGTHGSAVAGLTDCWTQSRVNTPKPVWNPDVRQTHDFFDDWVKVPDTTPYDNAFKVQWELFLRHVAGEGEFKWNLLEGAKGVQLVELGLQSWRERRWLDVPDLSGREGA
- a CDS encoding dihydrodipicolinate synthase family protein translates to MAPTLKLIDRDGHLVPFTVRTERTWHPTPSPKMNRIAYSAAHVVADARSAADPWLTAAVDWDATLAYRERLFSLGLGVAEAMDTAQRGMGLDWPTSLELIRRSVAQAKHHPGALIACGAGTDHLVPAAGLTLDDVIRAYEEQIEAVEAAGGRIILMASRALAAVASGPEDYLRVYERILRQVREPVILHWLGDMFDPALAGYWGHGDLDRATDVCLQVIETQPAKVDGIKISLLDKDKEIAMRRRLPQGVRMYTGDDFNYAELIAGDAQGYSDALLGIFDAIAPAASSALEALGRGDRASFDAILAPTVPLSRHIFAAPTRFYKSGVVFMAWLNGHQDHFAMIGGQQSARSLWHYCELFRLATAAQLIEDPALAAYRMKLWLAVNGVEA
- a CDS encoding sugar phosphate isomerase/epimerase family protein — encoded protein: MSAGTRDVVTSVSPYVPPPAEKLSINTATVRQQWKLDAIIDGIARHGIRGISPWRDQVAELGLAETARRIRAHDLTVTGYCRGGMFPAADAAGRLAARDDNRRAVDEALTVGAKCLVLVVGGLPAGSKDIAGARAQVRDGIAELLDYSRGAGMPLAIEPLHPMYAADRACVNTMSHANDLCDELGDDGLGIAVDLYHVWWDPQLAAQIARAGKKRLLAFHICDWLVPTRELLLDRGMMGDGVIDIPAARALVEAQGYDGMHEVEIFSSQDWWKRAPDDVLATCKARHLACC
- a CDS encoding transporter, yielding MKKFLILAAALAPVTSHAANPLVTDDTGTQDTGNWQLELNSEWTTLPSARQQQWNNTLTYGVLPNLDVAIQAPYQRNRPDGDGWTNGFSDLQLQAKWRFLEGEAWSLGLKPFVALPTASQNRGLGNGRATTGANLLMQYNLDRWTFLANMGYTWNNNGIGNRQSLWNASTAVLFSVTDTLRLVADIGLATNPDSTTQTKPGYALVGAIYSPTKDLDLDVGYKRGLNPASISHSVQAGVTIRW